The DNA segment GAATGACACCCGTCCACAGGGTCCCCATCAGGGGTGCGTTGCTCTCCGTCTTTACCGGGTACGTCAGTATGACGTGGGCAAACGTTGCGTTGCAGATCTGCCCTTTCTGTCTCAATCCCAGAAGCCCTTCCAGCTCGATGGTGCGGTTGTGGATGAACTCCCTCTCCATAGGGTCGTCAATCAGGCCTTCCAGCTCCCTGTAGGCTTCCAGCTCCTTTTCCAGCCGGTTCCGGTCGAGTTTGACAGGTTTTGATTCAACCTTTCCCCAGGGCCGGCATGTGTTCGGAAGGGCTGAGTAAAACTCGCTCTTGTTGAAGACCACGGCATCGGTTTCGTCGTAGCCGTTGGTGAACTCTATCGAGAAGTGTGGAAACCCATCGAGAGCCGTTATGGTTCTGTTCAGCTCCCAATCGGAGCGGATGTGGCACGTGACGATAACCCTTTCGGCCGGTTCGCAGAGGTATGGTTTTGTTACGTTGTGCTTCTCAAGCTCCTCCGTGAACTCCTCAAGGTTGGAATCTATTGTCAGTCGTGGAGGGGGAACGTACCTCACCGGCGGTACCATTGCAGATGCCAGCATTAGGGCAATGGCCATGAGAATTAGAAGCGGACCCCACCGCATACCTCCACCATATAGAGTAAAGGAAAGAGCCTTAAAAGATTTTTTTACCTGAGTCCAAGGGTTTTAAGATATCCAATCATCCTTTCCACATCGTTCGCTATTACAACGTCAAACAGCCCCTTAAGCCTGGCCAGATTGTCGTCTTTGTAGAACAGGACGTCGTTCTCGGTCCAGAGAACAACTTTGAGGCCGAGGGAGCGCGCCCATCCTATCGCCTGCACGGTCTTCTCGAAGCCGATTATGGGTATCGCCTCCATTGGTACGTTTATCGACCAGAGGCCGAGTTCCTCCTTCAGCTTTGGAATCAGCGGAACGACCTCTTCACGGTCTATTAGGAGGCCCATCACGGTCTCTCCGTCATGCTTCCTGTACTCCCTGAGTGCGTCTATTATGAAAGAGGATATCATGACCCTGTCAGGGCTGTTTTCGGCCACGATTCTTGCGACCTCTCTGGCCGTGTCGGGGTCTTTGAGCTCGATGTTGACAAGGGCATTTTGGGGAAGGGTCTCAAAAACTTCCTCAAGTGTTGGTATTTTCTCCCCCATGCCGATATCAGCCCTTTTGAGCTCTTCGAGGGTCATCTCCTTCTGCCTTCCGTTCATGTTGCTCGTCCTGTCTATGGTCTCGTCGTGCATGACGATGACCTTTCCGTCCCTGGTCAGCCACACGTCCAGTTCGATTCCATCTGCACCGGCTTCGATAGCCTTCCTGAAGGCCAGGAGGCTGTTCTCCGGGTAGGCGCTCATGTATCCCCTGTGTCCAAGGACGATAACACTATCGCGTTCCCACATATGAATCGCCCCGAGAGACTACACCTTCAGCGTAAAAACTTTTCCTAAGTCTTGCCGGGTTATCGGATATGACGACATCAACCAGGTGAAGCAGTCTCGGGATCCAGACCCTCTCGTCCATTCGGTAGTTCCAGATGTAAACCCTCAGCCCGCGCCGCCTGAGGGTTCTCAGAAGAACCACCAGTGGCTGATAGCCAATGTACGAAACAGCGTCTATCGGCACATGGACGGAGGTCATTCCCCTGAGGAGGGGTATCCGTGGGATCGAGGAGTATCCGACTATTGAGAGTCCTACCCTGCATTCCGGACACTCCGTGAGTATGGCCCGAACTATCGCGGGGTTCTCCGATGAGAACACCGTGTTTTCGGTGGCCTTGTGTCGTTCGAGGAGCTTCGTTATGCCATCAACGGCGTCTATTTCTTTTACGTCCACGTTCAGAAGAACCTCTGGGAAGGAGCGGAGAACTTCTTCCACTGTGGGAACGAGTTTCCCCAGCGGGTGCAGTTTCCTCAGCTCCCTCAGGGTCAGCGCCCTCAGTCTGTACCGCGAGCCGTTCGCCTGAAAAGAATCGTCGTGGTGGACTATGAGCTTTCCATCGCCCGTTAGTCTGACGTCGAACTCGATTCCATCCGCATACCTGAGCGCCCTCCTGAACGCTGGGAGGGTGTTTTCGAGCCTCCCCCTGAAGCCCCTGTGACCCAGGATTAGGGGTTTTTCACTGTCCATAAGTGTCATCTCCGCTACCGTTCAAAAATGGACTCACAACCCTTAAAAGCTTCATCGGTTTATTTTCCCTGTTGTCACGACCCGCAGCGGGGGTGAGTACCTTGGAGTTCAAATATTCGAGAATATTCCTCCTTGGGTTTGGCTTCTTCGGAATAAGTATAATATGGGCGCTCTACAACGCCTACGTGCCAATATTCCTGCAGGACACATTCCATCTCAGCAAGACGGTGACCGGCTTCATCATGACCATCGACAACCTGTTCGCGGTTCTCCTCCTCCCGTTCCTTGGGGCATTAAGCGACATGACCCGGACAAGACTGGGGCGCAGAAAGCCCTACATACTCCTGGGCGCGCCCTCTGCCGCGATAATGTTTGCGCTCATACCCGTTTCGAGGATGTATGAGAACCTTGCCCTCTTCATGGGGACGATAGTCTTTATGAACTTTTTTATGGCCCTCTTCCGCTCCCCGGTTGTTGCCTTTATGCCGGACATCACGCCTAGCGAGAAGAGGAGCCAGGCCAACGGGATAATCAACTTTATGGGCGGCCTTGGGGCACTGCTGGCGTACTTCGGTGGCAAGGTTCTCTACGACATGAACTACGCCTACCCGTTCTACTTCGGTGCCGCGATAATGCTCCTCGCCAACCTCCTGGTTGTCCTCTTCGTCCCCGAGCCGGAGGAGTACCGTGTTCCAGGGAAGAAGGTCAGCATCAGGAAGCTCCTGTCGGAGACATCCCACAAGAGCTTCGGTGAGCTCAAGGAGAACCTCAAGGACGTCTTCGCCAGCCACGAGAGGAGCCTGCTCGCCATCCTTTTGGCCATATCCCTCTGGTTCATAGCCTTCAACTCCCTGGAAACCTTCTTCACGAGCTACGCCAAGTACTACCTCGGCATCGAGGAGAGCACCGGCGCGTTCATGCTCGGCCTGTTTTCCCTCAGCTTCATGATATTTGCAATTCCAGCGGGCTTCATTGGAGCGAGACTCGGCAGGAGACGGACCATAACGCTCGGGCTGATGGTGATAGTTGCCATACTCATAGCGGCCTATCTCGTTGGCGAGGGACAGAAGCCCGAGTCCAGCTCCCTGGGCGACCCGGTCGTCATGACGTTCATGGGGCTCTTCTTCGTCGGGGGCATGGGCTGGGCGATGGTGAACGTCAACTCCCTGCCGATGGTAGTTGACATGACGACCGAGGAGAAGCTCGGCGGCTACACCGGGCTCTACTACTTCTTCAGTCAGGCGGCGAACCTGGTTGCACCTCCGCTGGCAGGGGCATTCCTCGACCTCATCGGCTACAGGACGCTGATACCGTTCTCGATAGCCTTCTTCATACTCTCTGCGATAGCGATGCAGTTCGTCAGGCGTGGGGACATCGTCCAGCGCAGGGGCGACATACTGGACTACGTTCCGGATATGGACTAAAGTCCTTTCATTTTTTGTCCTATTTAGCCCGTTGAACCGAAAACGTAAAAACTTCCTTTTGACATAGGTGTGTAAAATAAGGGGGTGAAGCCATGAAGAGAAAAGGTTTCAGCTGGGGTGTTGTTCTTGGCCTCGCTCTGCTCGGCTTCAGCAGGAGCACCGGCTGGGCGCTCAACAAGGGACTCTCGTTCCCACTGCTCTCAAGCTACACCGGTTCGGCATTTGTAAAGGGAACCATCCTTGCCGCTGAGGGCTTTATCGGCCTTTTCATACCGGTTCTCCTCGGCTATTACAGCGATACACTCAAATCAAAGCACGGGAGAAGAAGGCCATTTATAATGGCGGGTGGCCTTTTGGCAGGAATCGCGGCACTGATGGTATACACCGGCTACGCGATGGGCGTTCCGCTGTGGGGCTTTGCGCTCACTCTTGGCTTCTTCTACCTCTCGATGCACCTCTACACCGCACAGTACCGTGCCCTGATGCCGGATACAATCGAAAGCGGTCAGAGAGGAAAGGCGAGCGGAGTTATCACACTCCTCGAATGGGCGGGCAACCTCTTCCTGTTTGGCCTCGCCGGATTCCTGATAGCGAAGGCAGTAGCTGAAACCGGAGAGAACGAGGGAATAAAGGCGCTGGCACAGACACCCTATTTGAAGGTCCCCTTCCTTGTGACAGCGGCCTTTCTTATAGGCGCGGCCCTCTTTGTGTACTTCATCGTCAAGGAGCCAGAAGCCCCTGAAATCGAGGAGGACGAAAGCCTCTGGGACTACCTCAAGAGCATTGTTGAGAACCGTGACTTCCTCAAGTTCTACGCGGCGCAGACACTCTGGTGGATGAGCTTCGAGTTCATAGCCATATTCCTCTACGGTATACTTGCTTACATCCTCTACGGCTCTGCGACCGAGGAAAACATCAAAGCGGTCACCTCGCTCGGCCTCTACCTTATGGCGCTCTTCAACATAACGGTCCTCCTCGGTGCCCTTCCGGGAGGTATAATCTACGACAAACTCGGGAGGAGGTTGAGCATAATCCTCGGGGGACTTATATTCGCCCTCCCCCAGCTATGGGGATGGTTCATAAAGAGTCAGACAGAGATAGTGATTGCCCTTGGGGTAGCAGGACTGGGCTGGGGAGTGCTCATGGCCGCCTCATACCCGGTAATCGGGGACCTGCTAACAAAATTCGAGAGGGAAGCCTTCACCGGCAGGTATTACGGCTTCTTCGAGGCCACGCGCTCCCTCCCGGTTCTTCTCGCCGGGATCATCGGCGGTGCGATAGTTGACTTGGCTGGAGAAAACTACAGGGTGCTCTTCCCGATCGGGGCCCTGCTCGTCCTCCTGGCGATGCCGATGATATGGCACATGAAGAACCTCGATGTCGCGGAGGAGGGTTGAGCATGGTCTGGCTTGGTGTTTTAATCTTTATCCTTCTGGTTTTCCTGGCCTTTTCGGCCTTTGTAGCCTACAAGATGGTCAAACCGCCGCGCTTTGTCGGAGACTGGACGCCTGAAGACCTCGGCTTTGACTATGAGGACGTTGAGTTCACAACCGAGGACGGCCTGAAACTCAGCGGCTGGTGGGTAGACAGGGGGAGCGATAAGACAGTCCTCCCTCTCCATGGATACACCAGAAGCAGGTGGGACGAGGTTTATATGAAGGACACCATTGAGTTTCTGCTCAAAGAGGGCTACAACGTTCTGGTCTTTGACTTCCGGGCCCACGGAAAGAGCGAGGGGAAGTACACCACGGTTGGCGACAGAGAACTGCTCGACGTTAAGGCGGCAGTAGCGTGGCTGAGGGAGAACCACCCCGAACGGGCGCAGATAATTGCGCTGGTTGGCTTCTCAATGGGTGGAATAGTTACGATAAGAGCCTTAGCAGAGCTCAAGGAGGTCTGCTGTGGTGTGGCTGACAGCCCGCCGATTTATCTCGATAAAACCGGTGCTCGGGGCCTTAAGTACTTCGCCAACCTGCCAGAGTGGCTCTACTACTTTGTCAAGCCATTTACAAAGCTCTTCAGCGGGGCAAGGGAGCTCAACATGCTTGAATACGCCGATAAGGTAGAGAGGCCCCTCCTCTTTATAGCGGGCGAAAAAGATCCCCTGGTGAAAGTCGATGAGGTAAAGGAGTTCTACGAACTGAACAAAAAGAGGAACCCCGATGTTGAGCTCTGGGTTACGGATGCTCCCCACGTCAGGGCTCTGAAGCTCCATCCGAAGGAGTGGAAGGGGAAAGTTGGGGAGTTCCTTAAAAAGTACCTTTAGGAGGTTTTTTGTCCCTCCTTAACTTTTTTGTAATGAATTCCCTAAAAACGGGGTCAAAACGGCCTCGGCTAACCCTCTTCTCCTCACCGCTCAGCGTGGCTAACGCTCGTCATCGGCCGGAAGAATTTCAGGGGAACCTTTTAAAAAGCAACCGCCGAAGGGAGAAGGGGGATGAAGAGCGTTTACCGGTCGGATTTGGAGATGAAGAGACTGGCACTGGCCGACCCCATCACTTCTTGAAGAGCTCGTGCTCAACCAGCGCCACTATGTCGTTGTGGATGTCCTCAACGCTCGCGAGGGCGTTCACTATCCTCATCTCGGGGAAGCGCTCGGCTAACTTAAGGTAGTTCTCTCTGACCTTTTTCTGGAGCTCCGCTATCTTGTCGAACTCGGTCTTTATGCTCCGCCCGTTGATACGCTTCATGCTCTCCTTGACGGGTAAATCAAGGAGAATCACAAGGTCTGGCCTTATTGCGAAGCGGTTCAGGTCTATCAGCCACTCCAGGTCTAACCCGCGCGCCCACTGGTAAGCGAGGGAGGAGTAGAAATACCTGTCGGATATTACTACCTTCCCGGCCTCAAGGGAGGGTTTTATGAGCTTTGCAACGTGTTCCGCCCTGTCGGCGGCGAAGAGAAGCGCCTCAGCCTCGTGACTTATCCTGGCGCCATCGATTATGCCCTCACGTCCTCCGGTGAGAACCAGCTTCCTTATCAGCTTTCCAAAGGCGGTGTCCGTTGGCTCCTTGGTCAGAATCACGTCATAGCCTTTTTCCTCAAACCACTTTGCCAGAAGCTTTGCCTGGGTTGATTTACCCGCGCCATCGATGCCTTCCATGACTATAAATGCTCCCACAGACGTCACCTCCAAAACGAACGGGAGATTATAATGAACCTGTCCCTTTTAACGCTTTTCTCTTAAAGACTTTTAGGAGATTTAAAATAGAGGGCAAAAAATTCAAAGGTTTTTCCTCATGTGGTCAAGGAGCTTCCACATGCTGCCGAATTCAAGCTCCTCCCCGTCTTTGTAGAACTCCACGATGCCCTCCGGTCTAAAGCGCAGTCCGAAGTCGTATTCACCCTTCTGGAGCTTGTGCATGAAGACCTCTTTGGGCTTTGGCGGAAGGTAGCTCGTCATCATGTCGTTTATCAGTTCGACCTCAAAGCCGAAGTGGTCGCTCATGCGCGGGAAGAACAGCACGGCGGGGGGGGTCATGGCATCAACCAGGGCTTTGCCATCCACCCTGAAGTTGTAGTACTTGAAGACCTCGTGGAGGAAGTCATCCAGGGCGTTTGGATAGTACACGGTCGCCCCGATGTCGTTGGGCTGGGCCTCGATGAAGCTCTTGCTCTCCATTATGGCCCCTATCTCATCGCTGTCTATGCCGCTGACATAAACGCGGACACCGCCGTAATAGTACACGTACGCCAGCGGAAGTCCCTTCCTGTGGGCAAAGTCCTTCAGGGCTATCAGTGGGATAAGGCGGACGTCCATTATTGTCGAGCCCGTGCTGACGATTCCAACCACCATGGCCCGCTTTCCGTACCTGGATATTGCCCTGCCGTCCCTTCCGACTATTATCGTACCGTGGGATATCGTTCCTATGGCCCTTCCGAGAAGGGCAAGTTCCTCGGGGTTGAACCTCTGGGAGTAGTACACTTCCACTTCCACCACCTCAGTCCGGGAGTATTATACTTTCCTTACCAATCCGCGACTCCACCCAAATCTTGACGTTGGAGCCTATCTTGCTGAAGTCCTCGATGAGCGTGTTGTCGCCTATAACGCTGCCGGGCTGTATAAGGACACCCTTGCCCACGCGGACGTTCTCTCCTATTATAGCCTCCTTAATCTCGGCACCCTCCTCTATGACGGCCCCTGAAAATATCACCGAACGCTCTATTTTAACGTTTCTGCCGATTTCCACGTCGTCTCCCAGTACGGCAAAGCCCCTCACCTCCGGCCGTCTCAGTATGCACCTCCTGCCCGTGATGAGGGCACCGCCGTACTCAAGGTTGCCCTTAAGGCTCTCGGTTCTGAGGCCGGGCAGAAGCAGTCTGCCGAGAAAAACATCTTCAGTGGCCTGAAGGTAGCTTGATGGCCTTCCAACGTCGTTCCAGTACTCATTGAACGGAAACCCGTATAGAGCCAAGTCGTTTTCGAGCATCCTTGGGAACAGGTCCTTGGAGAAGTCGAAGTTCTTCCCCTTGGGAACAAGGTCAAAGGCCTCCGGTTCGAAGACGTAGATTCCTGCGTTAACGAGGTTGCTGAACGCTTCCTCCGGCCTCGGCTTTTCCTTGAACCGGATTATCCTCCCATCCTCATTGATTATTGCAATGCCGTACTGGCTGGGGTCATCCACCCTGGAGAGGGCTACCGTTGCGAGGGCCTTCTTTTTGCGGTGGTACTCGTACAGGGCCTTAAGGTTGAGGTTGGTGAGCACGTCGCTTGAGACGACGAAGAACGTTTCATCGATTTCCTTAACGACCTTCTTTGTGGCTCCCGCTGTTCCAAGCTTCACGTTGTCCCTGTCGGAGTAGTGTATCTGAACCCCCCAGCGGCTCCCGTCTCCGAAGTAGTCCATTATGCGCTCCTTGAGGTATCCGACGAGAACGTATATCTCGTCAACGCCGGCTTTTACAAGGCTTTGAACGGCATATTCCATCAGCGGCCTGTTGAAGAAGGGTATCATGGGCTTTGGTCTGTAGACTGTTAGCGGTAATAACCTTGTGCCCTTGCCTCCGGCCAGGATCACTGCCTTCATTACGCGCACCAAGAAAGTATATCACCGTCGGTTAATATACTTTGCGCTGAAGGTAGGGATATGGACATCAATCACTAACTATGGGCATTACATGCTGTCTTTTTGACGATCAGCGACCTTTTTCTAAACGATTGGGACGACAAAGGCTTCAGATTCCGTTTCACGCTGGTCACAACGACGAAGAATTTTTAAGCATGAATCCAACTCCCATCGGAGGCGATATTATGAACGCCTTGGAGAGGCTTGAAAAGCTCCTTGATAAAGAGCAGTTTGAAAAAATCAGGGCGATAGACAATCCCGAACTCCACGAGTTTCTGGCGGACTGGATTGAATGGCTTGAGCCGGATAAGGTCTTCGTCTGCACCGACAGCCCGGAGGACGAGGCCTACGTCCGCTGGAAGGCCCTCTACTACGGGGAGGAAAAGCTCCTCGAAACGCCGAACCACACCGTCCACTACGACAGCTACTACGACCAGGCCAGGGACAAGGCCAACACCAAGCTCCTCGTCCCGGGCGGGAAGGAAATACCCTTCCTCAACACCAAGGACAGGGACGAGGGCCTGAGGGAGATACGGGAACTCATGAGGGGCATCATGAAGGGTAAGGAACTCTTCGTGTGCTTCTTTGTTCTCGGGCCCAGGAACTCTGTATTCACGATTCCGGCAGTTCAGCTCACCGATTCGGCCTACGTAGCCCACTCCGAGTTTATTCTCTACCGGAAGGGCTACGAAGAGTTCAAACGCCTCGGAAGGGGAGCCAGGTTTTTCCGCTTCGTTCACTCGGCTGGAGAGCTCGACGAGAGAAAAACGAGTAAAAACCTCGATAAGAGACGCATTTACATTGACCTCGTCGGAGAGACGGTTTACTCCGTCAACACCCAGTACGGCGGCAATACCATCGGGCTCAAGAAGCTCGCCTTCAGGCTCACCATCCAGCGCGCGGTCAGGGAGGGATGGCTCAGCGAGCACATGTTCCTGATGCGTGTCAACGGCCCTAACGGGAGGAAGACCTACTTCACCGGCGCATATCCAAGCATGTGCGGAAAAACATCCACCGCCATGATAAGCTGGGAGAACATCGTCGGCGACGATCTAACCTTCATAATGCCCTTCAACGGCGTCGCAAGGGGGGCCAACGTCGAGAAGGGGGTCTTCGGCATAATCCAGGGTGTCAACCCCGAGGACGACCCGATAATATGGCAGGTTCTCCACTCCCCGGTCGAGATAATATTCTCCAACGTCCTTGTCAAGGACGGAAAGCCCTACTGGAACGAGATGGGCATGGAGATTCCGGAGGAAGGCGAGAACCACAGCGGAAAGTGGTGGAAGGGCAAGAAGGACAAAGAGGGCAACGAAATACCGCCGAGCCACAAGAACGCCCGCTTCACGGTTTCACTTGAGCACTTCCCGAACGTCGACATGGATGCACTCGAAGCACCGTGCGGCGTCGAGATAGGTGGAATGATCTTCGGCGGCAGGGACAAGGACACGTGGCCCCCGGTGAGGGAGGCCTTCGACTGGAAGCACGGCGTCGTTACGATGGGAGCTTCGCTTGAGAGCGAGACCACCGCGGCAACGCTCGGCAAAGAAGGTGTTAGGGCCTTCAACCCGATGGCAATACTCGACTTCATGAGCGTTCCCCTGGGGGAATACATCGAAAACTACCTGAGGTTCGGGGAGAAGCTTAGGAAGGCCCCGAAGATATTTGCGGTGAACTACTTCCTCCGCGACGAGAACGGCAACTGGCTCAACCACAAGCTTGACAAGGCCGTCTGGCTCAAGTGGATGGAGCTTCGCGTCCACGGCGACGTCGATGCCATAGAAACGCCGATAGGCTACATTCCGAAGTACGAGGACTTGGCAAGGCTGTTTAGGGAGGTTCTGAACAAAGGGTACAGCAGGAAAGACTACGAGAAGCAGTTCACGGTAAGGGTTCCGGAGCTTTTAGCGAAGATAGAGCGCATTGAGAGGATATACCGCGAGCAGGTGAGGGAAGTTCCAGAAGAGCTCTTTGAGGTTCTTGAGGAAGAGAAGAAGCGCCTTCTTGAGGCCAGGACGAAGTACGGCGACTACATCAGCCCCTTTGTCCTTGAAAGAAAGTGAGCCTCTCTTTTCTCCTTTTCGTTGAATGCCGGACGGCAAGACTTTTTAAGGTTGACTCCAAATATTTATCACCCATGATGATACACGGGTGGTTGCCATGGTAGAGGTTTTCAATACCCAGGATGTAATCAGGGAGAAGCTTCCCCATCCTTTGAAGGATCTGGCGGAGCTTGCCTACAACTACTGGTGGAGCTGGAACAGAAGGGCAACAAAGCTCTGGGAGTATATCGATCCGGAGCTGTGGCAGGAGCACAAGAACCCTGTCAAACTCCTTCTTGACGTTCCCCAGAGCCGCCTCCGCGAGCTTCTCAAAGATGACGATTTTATGAACCTCTATGACCTCGTAACCGAGCAGTTCGAGGACTACATGAACCCCTCCTCGACCTGGTTCTCGACCAACTACCCCAAGTGGGACAAACCGATAGTGTACCTCTGCATGGAATACGGAATAAGCAGGAGCCTGCCCATCTACTCTGGCGGACTTGGAATTCTCGCCGGCGACCATGTGAAGACCGCGAGCGACCTCGGACTTCCGTTCATAGCTATAGGCCTCCTCTACAAGCACGGCTACTTCCGGCAGGAGATTGACAGGGACGGCAGGCAGAGGGAAGTCTTCCCGGAATATAAGCCAGAGGAGATGCCAATCAAGCCAGTCCTTGGAAAGGATGGAAAACCTCTCCTCATCGGGGTTCCCATAGAGGACAGGATTGTTTACGCAAGGGCCTTTGAAGTTGCCGTTGGCAGGGTGAAGATATACCTCCTTGACACTGATGTCCCGGAAAACAGCGCCGACGACAGGACGATATGTGACTACCTCTACAACGCGGAGATTGACAAAAGGATAAAGCAGGAGATACTCCTCGGAATCGGTGGTATGAGACTTCTTAGAGCCCTCGGAATAGAGCCCGGCGTGGTTCACCTCAACGAGGGACACCCTGCCTTTGCGAACCTCCAGAGAATGGCCTGGTACATGGAGGAGGGCCTTACCTTTACCGAGGCCCTCAGCATAGTGAGGGGCACGACGGTTTTCACTACCCACACCCCGGTTCCGGCCGGCCACGACAGGTTCCCGATAGAGGAGGTCAGGAAGAGGCTTGCAAAGTTCCTTGAGGGCAGGGAAGAACTGCTGGAGCTCGGGAGAGAGGGCGACCAGCTGAACATGACCCTGCTCGCGATAAGAACGTCGAGCTACGTCAACGGCGTAAGCCAGCTCCACGCGGAGGTCAGCAAGCGCATGTGGAGGGATCTCTGGCCCGACGTTCCCATAGACGAGATACCCATTGAGGGCATCACGAACGGAATCCACACTATGACGTGGGTTCACAATGAGATGAGGAAGCTCTTTGACCGCTATCTGGGCAAAATCTGGCGCGAGCACACCAACCTTGAAGGCCTCTGGTATGCCGTTGAGATGATTCCCGACGAGGAGCTCTGGGAGGCACACCTCGAAGCCAAGCGGCAGTTCATAGAGTTCCTCCGGAGAAAGGTTATGAGGCGGAACGAACGCCTTGGAACAGACGATCCCCTACCGGACATAGACGAGAACGCACTCATAATAGGCTTTGCCAGGCGCTTCGCAACATACAAGCGCGCGACCCTCCTGTTAACTGACCTTGAGAGGCTGAAGAGAATTCTCAACAACCCCGAAAGACCGGTTTACCTTGTCTTCGGTGGCAAGGCTCACCCAATGGACGAGGCCGGTAAGGAGTTCCTCAAACGCGTTTATGAAGTCAGTCAGATGCCCGAGTTCAGGGGCAAGATATTCGTGCTGGAGAACTATGATATGGGCAGTGCCAGACTCATGGTCGCTGGCGTCGACGTCTGGCTCAACACGCCGCGCAGGCCTATGGAGGCGAGCGGGACGAGCGGCATGAAGGCTGGACTGAATGGCGTCCTCAACGCGAGCATCTACGACGGATGGTGGGTCGAGGGCTACAACGGCAAGAACGGCTGGGTTGTTGGAGAGGAAACTACGGAACCTGAAACCGAAG comes from the Thermococcus thioreducens genome and includes:
- a CDS encoding phosphoenolpyruvate carboxykinase (GTP), translating into MNALERLEKLLDKEQFEKIRAIDNPELHEFLADWIEWLEPDKVFVCTDSPEDEAYVRWKALYYGEEKLLETPNHTVHYDSYYDQARDKANTKLLVPGGKEIPFLNTKDRDEGLREIRELMRGIMKGKELFVCFFVLGPRNSVFTIPAVQLTDSAYVAHSEFILYRKGYEEFKRLGRGARFFRFVHSAGELDERKTSKNLDKRRIYIDLVGETVYSVNTQYGGNTIGLKKLAFRLTIQRAVREGWLSEHMFLMRVNGPNGRKTYFTGAYPSMCGKTSTAMISWENIVGDDLTFIMPFNGVARGANVEKGVFGIIQGVNPEDDPIIWQVLHSPVEIIFSNVLVKDGKPYWNEMGMEIPEEGENHSGKWWKGKKDKEGNEIPPSHKNARFTVSLEHFPNVDMDALEAPCGVEIGGMIFGGRDKDTWPPVREAFDWKHGVVTMGASLESETTAATLGKEGVRAFNPMAILDFMSVPLGEYIENYLRFGEKLRKAPKIFAVNYFLRDENGNWLNHKLDKAVWLKWMELRVHGDVDAIETPIGYIPKYEDLARLFREVLNKGYSRKDYEKQFTVRVPELLAKIERIERIYREQVREVPEELFEVLEEEKKRLLEARTKYGDYISPFVLERK
- the malP gene encoding maltodextrin phosphorylase, whose translation is MVEVFNTQDVIREKLPHPLKDLAELAYNYWWSWNRRATKLWEYIDPELWQEHKNPVKLLLDVPQSRLRELLKDDDFMNLYDLVTEQFEDYMNPSSTWFSTNYPKWDKPIVYLCMEYGISRSLPIYSGGLGILAGDHVKTASDLGLPFIAIGLLYKHGYFRQEIDRDGRQREVFPEYKPEEMPIKPVLGKDGKPLLIGVPIEDRIVYARAFEVAVGRVKIYLLDTDVPENSADDRTICDYLYNAEIDKRIKQEILLGIGGMRLLRALGIEPGVVHLNEGHPAFANLQRMAWYMEEGLTFTEALSIVRGTTVFTTHTPVPAGHDRFPIEEVRKRLAKFLEGREELLELGREGDQLNMTLLAIRTSSYVNGVSQLHAEVSKRMWRDLWPDVPIDEIPIEGITNGIHTMTWVHNEMRKLFDRYLGKIWREHTNLEGLWYAVEMIPDEELWEAHLEAKRQFIEFLRRKVMRRNERLGTDDPLPDIDENALIIGFARRFATYKRATLLLTDLERLKRILNNPERPVYLVFGGKAHPMDEAGKEFLKRVYEVSQMPEFRGKIFVLENYDMGSARLMVAGVDVWLNTPRRPMEASGTSGMKAGLNGVLNASIYDGWWVEGYNGKNGWVVGEETTEPETEADDVKDAQALYDLLEREIIPTYYENREKWIYMMKESIKSIAPRFSTHRMVKEYVGRFYAKAMSNHIWLTRENYRGTKEIAAWKDRVTASWDKVVVENIKIRDDRSGFEVTLYLDGLAPEDVRVELYYGVRAEGYHVEKPYIIELRHPKKLEDGRWLYTYEGTALRHLGDPCWHYALRVYPHHEKLPHRFLLGLVKWKGLT